The following are from one region of the Streptomyces changanensis genome:
- the araD gene encoding L-arabinonate dehydratase codes for MSTDSTPPAGEERAPALRSEQWYGSGAPSGLRAFSHRARTRQLGYLPEEHLGKPVVAILNTWSDINPCHVHLRDRAQAVKRGVWQAGGFPLEFPVSTLSETFQKPTPMLYRNMLAMETEELLRSYPVDGAVLMGGCDKTTPALLMGAASVDLPTVFVPAGPMLPGHWRGEVLGSGTDMWKYWDDRRAGLIGDCEMAELESGLARSPGHCMTMGTASTLTAAAEVLGVTVPGASSIPAVDSGHDRMAAAAGLRIVELVRQDLRLSRILTREAYEDAVTTVLGLGGSTNAVIHLIAMAGRSGVRLTLDDFDRIARTVPVLADLRPGGRYLMEDFHFAGGLPGFLSRITDLLHLDRPTVAHATLREQLAGARVHDPAVIRPRDEPLAEEGGVAVLRGNLCPDGAVIKHIAAEPHLLRHTGPAVVFDDYRTMQRTIDDPSLGITADHVLVLRGAGPKGGPGMPEYGMLPIPDHLLKQGVRDMVRISDARMSGTSYGACVLHVAPESYVGGPLALVRTGDLITLDVAARSLHLHVDDEELAGRRAAWTPPPDPYERGYGALYQEQVTQADTGCDFAFLARPGNVPEPYAG; via the coding sequence ATGAGCACCGACAGCACCCCGCCCGCCGGCGAGGAGCGGGCCCCCGCCCTGCGCAGCGAGCAGTGGTACGGCAGCGGCGCCCCCTCCGGCCTGCGCGCCTTCAGCCACCGCGCCCGCACCCGGCAGCTCGGCTACCTCCCCGAAGAACACCTCGGCAAGCCGGTCGTCGCGATTCTCAACACCTGGTCGGACATCAACCCCTGCCACGTCCACCTCCGCGACCGGGCGCAGGCCGTGAAGCGGGGGGTGTGGCAGGCCGGGGGCTTCCCGCTGGAGTTCCCCGTCTCCACGCTCTCCGAGACGTTCCAGAAACCCACCCCGATGCTCTACCGCAACATGCTCGCCATGGAGACGGAGGAGTTGCTGCGCTCCTACCCGGTCGACGGCGCGGTGCTGATGGGCGGCTGCGACAAGACCACCCCGGCGCTCCTCATGGGCGCCGCCTCCGTCGACCTGCCGACCGTCTTCGTCCCGGCCGGCCCGATGCTGCCGGGCCACTGGCGGGGCGAGGTCCTCGGCTCGGGCACGGACATGTGGAAGTACTGGGACGACCGGCGCGCCGGCCTCATCGGCGACTGCGAGATGGCCGAACTGGAGAGCGGGCTCGCCCGTTCGCCCGGCCACTGCATGACGATGGGCACCGCCTCGACGCTCACGGCCGCCGCCGAGGTGCTCGGGGTCACCGTGCCCGGGGCCTCGTCCATCCCGGCCGTCGACTCGGGGCACGACCGGATGGCCGCCGCCGCCGGCCTGCGGATCGTCGAGCTGGTCCGGCAGGACCTGCGGCTGTCGCGGATCCTCACCCGGGAGGCGTACGAGGACGCCGTGACGACCGTCCTCGGCCTGGGCGGCTCCACCAACGCGGTGATCCACCTGATCGCCATGGCGGGCCGGTCCGGGGTGCGGCTCACCCTCGACGACTTCGACCGCATCGCCCGTACCGTGCCGGTCCTGGCGGACCTGCGCCCCGGCGGCCGGTACCTGATGGAGGACTTCCACTTCGCCGGCGGCCTGCCCGGCTTCCTCTCCCGGATCACCGACCTGCTCCACCTCGACCGGCCCACCGTCGCCCACGCGACCCTGCGCGAACAGCTCGCGGGCGCCCGGGTCCACGACCCCGCGGTGATCCGGCCCCGGGACGAGCCCCTCGCCGAGGAGGGCGGGGTGGCGGTCCTGCGCGGCAACCTCTGCCCCGACGGGGCCGTCATCAAGCACATCGCCGCCGAGCCCCACCTGCTGCGGCACACCGGCCCCGCCGTCGTCTTCGACGACTACCGGACCATGCAGCGCACCATCGACGACCCGTCGCTCGGCATCACCGCCGACCACGTCCTCGTCCTGCGCGGCGCCGGCCCCAAGGGCGGCCCCGGCATGCCCGAGTACGGCATGCTGCCCATCCCCGACCACCTGCTGAAGCAGGGGGTGCGGGACATGGTGCGGATCTCCGACGCCCGGATGAGCGGCACCAGCTATGGCGCGTGCGTGCTGCACGTGGCACCCGAGTCGTACGTCGGCGGGCCGCTCGCCCTCGTCCGCACCGGCGACCTGATCACGCTCGACGTGGCCGCCCGCTCCCTCCACCTCCACGTCGACGACGAGGAGCTGGCCGGGCGCCGGGCCGCCTGGACGCCGCCGCCCGACCCGTACGAGCGGGGATACGGCGCGCTGTACCAGGAGCAGGTCACCCAGGCCGACACCGGCTGCGACTTCGCGTTCCTGGCGCGGCCCGGGAACGTGCCGGAGCCGTACGCGGGCTGA
- a CDS encoding dihydrodipicolinate synthase family protein encodes MDHSSLRAALADVVAIPVTPFAADGGVDRDTYRALLRRLLDSGVRAVTPNGNTGEFYTLTPDERRLVTELTVEETGDRAAVLVGVGHDVPTATAAARHARSAGAGMVMVHQPVHPYVSREGWVDYHREIADAVPELGVVPYVRNPLLDGAAIARLGELCPNVIGVKYAVPDAARFAAVARDAGLDRFVWIAGLAELYAPSYWAMGATGFTSGLVNVSPEVSLAMLRALRAGDYPAALRVWERVRRFEDLRAADQAANNVTVVKEALAALGLCRRDVRPPSRLLPEPRRAEIADMVKEWDA; translated from the coding sequence ATGGACCACTCATCGCTGAGGGCGGCGCTCGCAGACGTCGTCGCGATCCCCGTGACCCCCTTCGCCGCCGACGGCGGCGTCGACCGGGACACGTATCGCGCCCTGCTGCGCCGGCTGCTCGACAGCGGCGTGCGGGCCGTCACCCCGAACGGCAACACCGGCGAGTTCTACACGCTCACGCCGGACGAGCGCCGCCTCGTCACCGAGCTCACCGTCGAGGAGACCGGCGACCGCGCCGCCGTCCTCGTCGGCGTCGGCCACGACGTGCCGACCGCCACGGCCGCCGCCCGGCACGCCCGTTCCGCCGGGGCCGGCATGGTCATGGTCCACCAGCCGGTCCACCCGTACGTCTCCCGCGAGGGGTGGGTCGACTACCACCGCGAGATCGCCGACGCGGTCCCCGAGCTGGGCGTCGTCCCGTACGTGCGCAACCCGCTGCTGGACGGCGCGGCGATCGCCCGCCTCGGCGAGCTGTGCCCCAACGTCATCGGCGTCAAGTACGCCGTCCCCGACGCGGCCCGGTTCGCCGCCGTCGCCCGCGACGCCGGGCTCGACCGGTTCGTGTGGATCGCCGGGCTCGCCGAGCTCTACGCACCGTCGTACTGGGCGATGGGGGCCACCGGCTTCACCTCCGGGCTGGTCAACGTCTCGCCGGAGGTCTCCCTCGCGATGCTGCGGGCGCTGCGGGCGGGCGACTACCCGGCCGCCCTGCGCGTGTGGGAGCGCGTCCGCCGCTTCGAGGACCTGCGCGCCGCCGACCAGGCCGCGAACAACGTCACCGTCGTCAAGGAGGCCCTCGCCGCGCTCGGCCTGTGCCGCCGTGACGTGCGCCCGCCGAGCCGGCTGCTGCCCGAGCCGCGCCGCGCCGAGATCGCCGACATGGTCAAGGAATGGGACGCATGA
- a CDS encoding GntR family transcriptional regulator, whose product MAFAPSPIPSRTQYVLEAIKHAILTGGLPPGRALVEAELAAQFGVSKTPVREALKTLAGTGLVVMSQYKGATVRTVDAAMAREVYDVRLLLEPEALRRTITRRASLDAAGDALAQADVAADQAERSLANREFHRALYLPCGNPLLARMLDEVRDQAALVSTVAWSADPSWQREAEEHRGILHLALAGDADGAALALREHIARFVRRAFPGGPDGEGPHLP is encoded by the coding sequence ATGGCCTTCGCCCCCAGCCCCATCCCCTCCCGTACGCAGTACGTGCTGGAGGCGATCAAGCACGCCATCCTCACCGGCGGACTGCCACCCGGCCGTGCCCTGGTCGAGGCGGAACTGGCCGCGCAGTTCGGCGTGTCGAAGACGCCCGTGCGGGAGGCGCTCAAGACCCTCGCCGGCACCGGGCTGGTGGTCATGAGCCAGTACAAGGGCGCCACCGTGCGCACCGTCGACGCCGCCATGGCCCGCGAGGTCTACGACGTGCGCCTGCTCCTCGAACCCGAGGCGCTGCGCCGCACCATCACCCGCCGCGCGTCCCTGGACGCCGCCGGCGACGCGCTCGCCCAGGCGGACGTCGCCGCCGACCAGGCCGAACGCTCGCTGGCCAACCGCGAGTTCCACCGGGCCCTGTACCTGCCCTGCGGCAACCCCCTGCTGGCCCGGATGCTCGACGAGGTCCGCGACCAGGCGGCGCTCGTCTCCACCGTCGCCTGGAGCGCGGACCCGTCGTGGCAGCGGGAGGCCGAGGAGCACCGCGGCATCCTCCACCTCGCCCTGGCCGGCGACGCCGACGGGGCCGCCCTGGCCCTGCGCGAGCACATCGCCCGGTTCGTGCGGCGCGCCTTCCCCGGCGGCCCCGACGGCGAGGGCCCGCACCTGCCGTGA
- a CDS encoding 5-dehydro-4-deoxyglucarate dehydratase codes for MTPPPLAGRLDGLLFFPVTAYGPDGALDLDVFRAHVRAGVEAGAGAVFACCGTGEFHALTPEEFRACVAAAVEETAGRVPVVAGTGYGTALAVRYARIAEEAGADGLLAMPPYLVVADQAGLLRHYTALAAATALDVIVYQRDNAVLTPQTAVALARVDGIIGLKDGHGDLDLMQRVVSAVRAEGLDLLYFNGLPTAELTGPAYRGIGVTLYSSAVFCFAPDIALAFHRALDTGDDATVHRLVDGFYRPLVELRAQGRGYAVSLVKAAVRLGGLEVGGVRPPLSDPAPAHVEELARIVARGRGLLGGER; via the coding sequence GTGACCCCACCCCCGCTCGCCGGCCGGCTCGACGGCCTGCTGTTCTTCCCCGTCACCGCCTACGGGCCCGACGGCGCGCTCGACCTCGACGTCTTCCGGGCGCACGTGCGCGCCGGCGTCGAGGCGGGCGCCGGCGCGGTCTTCGCCTGCTGCGGCACGGGCGAGTTCCACGCCCTCACGCCCGAGGAGTTCCGGGCCTGTGTGGCGGCCGCCGTCGAGGAGACCGCCGGACGGGTGCCGGTGGTGGCCGGCACCGGGTACGGCACCGCACTCGCCGTCCGGTACGCGCGGATCGCCGAGGAGGCCGGCGCCGACGGCCTGCTCGCCATGCCGCCCTACCTCGTCGTCGCCGACCAGGCGGGGCTGCTGCGCCACTACACCGCCCTGGCCGCGGCCACCGCCCTCGACGTCATCGTCTACCAGCGCGACAACGCCGTCCTCACCCCGCAGACGGCCGTCGCCCTCGCCCGCGTCGACGGGATCATCGGCCTCAAGGACGGCCACGGCGACCTGGACCTGATGCAGCGCGTCGTCAGCGCCGTACGCGCCGAAGGGCTCGACCTGCTGTACTTCAACGGCCTGCCCACCGCCGAACTCACCGGCCCCGCCTACCGGGGCATCGGCGTCACCCTCTACTCCTCCGCCGTCTTCTGCTTCGCCCCCGACATCGCCCTCGCCTTCCACCGGGCGCTGGACACGGGCGACGACGCCACCGTGCACCGGCTCGTCGACGGCTTCTACCGGCCGCTGGTCGAACTGCGCGCCCAGGGGCGGGGGTACGCCGTGTCGCTGGTCAAGGCAGCGGTCCGGCTCGGCGGCCTGGAGGTGGGCGGGGTCCGTCCGCCGCTCAGCGACCCCGCGCCGGCCCACGTCGAGGAGCTCGCCCGCATCGTCGCACGCGGCCGGGGCCTGCTGGGGGGCGAGCGGTGA
- a CDS encoding NAD-dependent epimerase/dehydratase family protein — MPADRTVLLTGAAGGLGTLMRELLPAYGYALRLLDVAPVEGAPDAITADLADTAALREAVRGVDAIIHLAGISLEAPFDRILRANVEGTYNLYEAAREEGVRRIVFASSNHAVGYTPRPRAGDPLIPVDTPRRPDTFYGLSKCFGEDLAQLYWDRHGLETVSVRIGSCFPEPTSVRMLSVWLSPADAARLFHAALTAEGVGHTVVYGSSANTRLWWDLTSARALGYAPQDDSEPHAARLVAEQGELDDANPDHAHLGGHFCTNPPRWPH; from the coding sequence ATGCCCGCTGACCGCACCGTCCTGCTCACCGGCGCCGCCGGCGGCCTCGGCACCCTGATGCGCGAGCTGCTGCCCGCGTACGGGTACGCGCTGCGCCTGCTCGACGTCGCCCCCGTCGAGGGCGCCCCCGACGCCATCACCGCCGACCTCGCCGACACGGCGGCCCTGCGCGAGGCGGTCCGGGGCGTCGACGCGATCATCCATCTCGCGGGCATCTCCCTGGAAGCGCCCTTCGACCGGATCCTGCGCGCCAACGTCGAGGGCACGTACAACCTCTACGAGGCCGCCCGCGAGGAGGGCGTCCGCCGGATCGTCTTCGCCTCCAGCAACCACGCCGTCGGCTACACCCCCCGCCCGCGCGCGGGGGACCCGCTCATCCCGGTCGACACCCCGCGCCGCCCGGACACCTTCTACGGCCTGTCGAAGTGCTTCGGCGAGGACCTGGCACAGCTGTACTGGGACCGGCACGGGCTGGAGACGGTCTCCGTGCGGATCGGCTCCTGCTTCCCCGAGCCCACCTCCGTGCGGATGCTCTCCGTGTGGCTCAGCCCGGCCGACGCCGCCCGCCTCTTCCACGCGGCGCTCACCGCCGAGGGCGTCGGCCACACCGTCGTCTACGGCTCGTCCGCCAACACCCGGCTGTGGTGGGACCTCACCTCCGCCCGCGCCCTCGGGTACGCGCCGCAGGACGACTCCGAGCCCCACGCGGCTCGGCTGGTGGCCGAGCAGGGCGAACTGGACGACGCGAACCCCGACCACGCCCACCTCGGCGGCCACTTCTGCACCAACCCGCCCCGCTGGCCGCACTGA
- a CDS encoding AraC family transcriptional regulator — protein MSAGTIFRTGDVEEARREIGARFYATFMDVIEQRGRRFSACFDTVHLGAMVVGDMRCGADVRLRFGELGAYHVNVPLSGRLEVRQGAGRLVTATPASGTVLDPRGHVVVERWAGDCRVVAVKVETAALRRRLEELLGRTPPRGLVLEPALDLTRGAGRDWATLVRQLAREAADPTGLAQHPLVAAPLQDALLTGLLLAADHPYRDELDEPDRTLRPAPVKRVMDAVRERPEHPFTATELAGLARVSTRRLQESFRAHVGTTPMGYVRDVRLARVRDELRGAEPDGGLTVSEVAWRWGFTHLGRFAARYRERFGEAPSQTLHTPPPGGRR, from the coding sequence GTGAGCGCAGGGACCATTTTTCGCACGGGGGACGTGGAGGAGGCGCGCCGGGAGATCGGGGCGCGGTTCTACGCCACCTTCATGGACGTCATCGAGCAGCGGGGGCGGCGCTTCTCGGCGTGCTTCGACACGGTCCACCTGGGGGCGATGGTCGTCGGTGACATGCGCTGCGGCGCCGACGTCCGGCTGCGTTTCGGCGAGCTCGGCGCGTACCACGTGAACGTGCCGCTGAGCGGGCGACTGGAGGTGCGGCAGGGCGCCGGGCGCCTTGTGACGGCGACGCCCGCCTCCGGCACGGTGCTCGACCCGCGCGGGCACGTGGTCGTGGAGCGCTGGGCGGGGGACTGCCGCGTGGTCGCCGTCAAGGTCGAGACGGCCGCGCTGCGGCGGCGGCTGGAGGAGCTGCTGGGCCGCACCCCGCCGCGCGGGCTCGTGCTGGAGCCGGCGCTCGACCTGACGCGCGGGGCCGGGCGCGACTGGGCGACGCTCGTGCGCCAGCTGGCCCGCGAGGCCGCCGACCCCACCGGGCTCGCCCAGCACCCGCTGGTCGCCGCCCCGCTGCAGGACGCGCTGCTCACGGGTCTGCTGCTGGCCGCGGACCACCCGTACCGCGACGAGCTCGACGAGCCGGACCGCACCCTGCGCCCGGCGCCGGTCAAGCGGGTGATGGACGCGGTGCGGGAGCGGCCCGAGCACCCCTTCACCGCCACGGAGCTGGCCGGCCTCGCGCGCGTGAGCACCCGCAGGCTCCAGGAGTCCTTCCGCGCGCACGTGGGGACGACGCCGATGGGGTACGTCCGGGACGTCCGGCTGGCGCGGGTCCGCGACGAGCTGCGCGGCGCCGAGCCGGACGGCGGGCTGACGGTCAGTGAGGTCGCCTGGCGTTGGGGCTTCACGCACCTGGGGCGGTTCGCGGCGCGGTACCGGGAGCGGTTCGGGGAGGCTCCCTCGCAGACCCTGCACACCCCGCCGCCCGGAGGCCGGCGGTGA
- a CDS encoding TerD family protein — MTPGSNIPLSAPRVAVDVTAPVRLDVSGLLLTAHGKVRSDDDFIFYNQPSGPGVTYRSGGGTAPDAITVDTAAVPADIDRIVVTASPDAAGRTFEGTEPTATIRDAATGAVLATFTPPRLGSETALVVVEVYRRGDAWKARAVGQGYANGLAGIATDFGVTVEESPAAPAPSPTPQAAPAVPPAPAPVAPPVPAAAPPAPPAPPAAPGKVNLDKGRVSLRKNETVSLVKGGRPLLSQVKMGLGWEPAFRGKDIDLDASVIAYGPQRNHLDSCYFGKLTILGGSIRHSGDNLTGEGAGDDEVITVDLGRLPADATGLVFTVNSFSGQKFTEVAKAYCRLLDGATGEELVRFDLTGTEPQTGVLMCKLIRQFSGEWEMTAMGDFVKSRTVRGMVRPAASAL; from the coding sequence ATGACCCCCGGCTCGAACATCCCCCTGTCCGCACCGCGCGTGGCGGTGGACGTCACCGCCCCGGTGCGGCTGGACGTATCGGGCCTGCTGCTCACCGCCCACGGCAAGGTGCGCTCCGACGACGACTTCATCTTCTACAACCAGCCGTCGGGCCCCGGCGTCACCTACCGGTCCGGCGGCGGCACCGCGCCCGACGCGATCACCGTCGACACGGCGGCGGTGCCCGCGGACATCGACCGGATCGTCGTCACGGCGAGCCCGGACGCCGCGGGCCGGACGTTCGAGGGCACCGAGCCCACCGCGACCATCCGGGACGCCGCCACCGGCGCGGTCCTCGCGACGTTCACCCCGCCCCGGCTCGGCTCCGAGACGGCGCTCGTCGTCGTCGAGGTGTACCGGCGGGGCGACGCCTGGAAGGCCCGCGCGGTGGGCCAGGGGTACGCGAACGGGCTCGCCGGCATCGCCACGGACTTCGGCGTGACGGTCGAGGAGTCCCCCGCGGCCCCCGCCCCGAGCCCCACTCCGCAGGCGGCGCCCGCCGTGCCCCCCGCCCCGGCCCCCGTGGCACCTCCGGTCCCGGCCGCCGCTCCCCCGGCGCCCCCGGCCCCTCCCGCGGCGCCCGGGAAGGTCAACCTCGACAAGGGCCGGGTCAGCCTCCGGAAGAACGAGACGGTCTCCCTGGTCAAGGGCGGCCGCCCGCTGCTGTCCCAGGTCAAGATGGGCCTGGGCTGGGAGCCCGCCTTCCGCGGCAAGGACATCGACCTGGACGCGTCCGTCATCGCGTACGGCCCGCAGCGCAACCACCTGGACAGCTGCTACTTCGGCAAGCTGACGATCCTGGGCGGCTCGATCCGCCACTCCGGCGACAACCTCACGGGCGAGGGCGCGGGCGACGACGAGGTCATCACCGTCGACCTGGGCCGGCTGCCCGCCGACGCGACGGGGCTGGTCTTCACGGTGAACTCCTTCTCCGGGCAGAAGTTCACCGAGGTCGCCAAGGCGTACTGCCGGCTGCTCGACGGCGCGACCGGCGAGGAGCTGGTCCGCTTCGACCTGACGGGCACCGAGCCGCAGACGGGCGTGCTCATGTGCAAGCTGATCCGGCAGTTCTCCGGCGAGTGGGAGATGACCGCGATGGGTGACTTCGTGAAGTCCCGCACGGTCCGCGGCATGGTGCGCCCGGCGGCGTCGGCGCTGTAG
- a CDS encoding alkaline phosphatase PhoX, whose protein sequence is MSLTRREFAATGTALALTGSVGALATAPGAVAAPRETGGRGYGPLLDDPAGLLALPAGFSYRVLTHAGVTRLDTGEFTPDRHDGTAAFPGPRGVTLLVNNHELKGPRARWENPVPLADGLVYDPAAAGGCTVVEVRRDGRTAEWVGIAGTSTNCAGGATPWGTWLTCEENSDRAGENGMTRDHGYVFEVDPCDRRANRDPRPVKAFGRFDHEAVVVDPRRGHAYLTEDASGPNGLFYRWVPPHGFRHGRGRLRTLADDAGVLQAPRCFDSGGRFVDDLSRATRTGTVLGVDWVDVPDRDASAVPVREQFGDEAVTRGRKLEGMWWADGGAYLVSSYARAESPGTPHDGQVWFYDPRRRTLTLKVLLGVNADPGADGALDGPDNITVSPYGGLVIAEDGAGVQHLFGATDSGRTYPIARNDLNDSEFAGVVFSPDGGTLYACIQRPGILVAVTGPWHRAPRR, encoded by the coding sequence ATGTCGCTCACCCGCAGGGAGTTCGCCGCCACCGGCACGGCCCTCGCCCTCACCGGCAGCGTCGGCGCCCTCGCCACCGCGCCGGGTGCCGTCGCCGCCCCCCGGGAGACGGGCGGGCGCGGGTACGGCCCGCTGCTCGACGACCCGGCCGGACTGCTGGCCCTCCCCGCCGGCTTCTCCTACCGGGTCCTCACCCACGCCGGCGTGACCCGCCTGGACACCGGCGAGTTCACCCCCGACCGCCACGACGGCACGGCCGCCTTCCCCGGCCCCCGGGGCGTCACCCTCCTCGTCAACAACCACGAGCTGAAGGGCCCCCGCGCCCGGTGGGAGAACCCGGTCCCGCTCGCCGACGGGCTGGTCTACGACCCGGCGGCGGCCGGCGGCTGCACCGTGGTCGAGGTGCGCCGCGACGGCCGCACCGCCGAGTGGGTCGGCATCGCCGGCACCTCCACCAACTGCGCCGGCGGCGCCACGCCGTGGGGCACCTGGCTCACCTGTGAGGAGAACTCCGACCGGGCCGGTGAGAACGGCATGACCCGCGACCACGGCTACGTCTTCGAGGTCGACCCCTGCGACCGGCGCGCCAACCGCGATCCGCGCCCCGTGAAGGCGTTCGGCCGCTTCGACCACGAGGCGGTGGTCGTCGACCCGCGGCGCGGCCACGCCTACCTCACCGAGGACGCCTCCGGCCCGAACGGGCTCTTCTACCGGTGGGTGCCCCCGCACGGCTTCCGGCACGGCCGCGGCCGGCTGCGCACCCTCGCCGACGACGCCGGGGTGCTCCAGGCCCCGCGCTGCTTCGACTCCGGCGGCCGGTTCGTCGACGACCTGTCGCGCGCCACGCGGACCGGCACCGTGCTCGGCGTCGACTGGGTGGACGTGCCCGATCGGGACGCCTCCGCCGTTCCCGTGCGCGAGCAGTTCGGCGACGAGGCCGTCACGCGCGGCCGGAAGCTGGAGGGGATGTGGTGGGCGGACGGCGGCGCCTACCTGGTCTCCTCGTACGCCCGCGCCGAGAGCCCCGGCACCCCGCACGACGGGCAGGTGTGGTTCTACGACCCCCGGCGCCGCACCCTCACCCTGAAGGTGCTGCTCGGCGTCAACGCGGACCCCGGCGCGGACGGCGCCCTCGACGGGCCCGACAACATCACCGTCTCCCCGTACGGCGGCCTCGTCATCGCCGAGGACGGCGCGGGGGTCCAGCATCTCTTCGGCGCGACGGACTCCGGCCGCACCTACCCGATCGCCCGCAACGACCTCAACGACTCCGAGTTCGCCGGTGTCGTCTTCTCGCCGGACGGCGGGACGCTCTACGCCTGCATCCAGCGGCCCGGCATCCTCGTCGCCGTCACCGGCCCCTGGCACCGGGCACCACGACGCTGA